The Silurus meridionalis isolate SWU-2019-XX chromosome 25, ASM1480568v1, whole genome shotgun sequence genomic interval TGAGGCTTTACAGATGTTCCACAGTGATAACTGGAACTATGAGCTGAAGTCAAACTAGAGCGTGAGAAGTACGAATCCTGGCGCTTTCGTTTTCTTAAAACACATCGTTTTTACTTCGCAATTCGAAGGGTTTTATGTTTGGTACAGTGATTTATCTGTCCCCAGTCCTAATAGACGGTGATGGTGACAGTGTTGCTGTGTTTTCAGTTTCGGTCATTATGGCAGACAAAAAAAGCAAGCCGGCGGCTGTGAAGAGGGTGCTGACGAAAAAGGAGCAGGAGGAGATCAAGAAAAAGGTCGGTAGCGTGAAGAGTCTCTCCTCTGGTGCAGTGCATGTTCTTTAGCTGGAGGATTGTagattattatgtttttattatttcaaggTATCTCACAGTctggtgtatttatttatgcaggaggaagagaaggCCGCGGAGGTGTTCGAGGAGTTCCTGGCATCGTTCGATAGCAGTGAGAAAAGCAACGTGAAGACGTTTGTGCGAGGAGGGATCGTCAACGCCACTAAAGGTGAACTGGTGCACCGTAGAGGATATGATGTGAGAAACAACCTCCAGTCTTTTCAGTTAGCAGCAcaaggccacgcctctttcactGTAGTTAATGCAtgcaggccacacccactttccTGGGCTGACCAGACCCCTTTAACTGTGATGGGAGGTCGTAGGTTGGTCATTAAGGCATTCGCcttttggatctgaaggtcatgagttcaaaaaactgccactcctgggcccctgagcaaggcccttacccccaTAATATCAGTTaagtaaatgtaagttgctctggatgggcatctgccaaatgctgtaaatgtgagtgacacacagaggccacgcctccttttttCAGACATAATCTGTAGTCACACCTTCTTGATCTGGACTGGTAGGTTGAATCCACACCCCTTTCTCTTTGACTGACAAACACTGAGGCCACATCTTCATCTAGACTGCCACGCTGAGGCCATGCCTCTTTTACTATGACACGTCACATGTACTTGAATATGAATAACTCCTGATTTAGATCCATGTCTTTCCTGTTTCCTCTACAGATGAGGAGGCAGCAGAGGTGAAGAAGAGTAAACTCTACAGACCCGCCTCGAAATTCAGTTCCTCACCCCAGAATGTTTCGCCCTCGTCTGCAGAGTCCAAACGATCCGTGAGTATCTGCAGCTACATCCTAGCGTTTTGCACATTCTAGCTGTTGTTGAAAATGAGAATGTAAATTAGAGGAGTGGAGGAATAACTGATATGTAAATCATGAAGATCAGCTCGAGCCAAACAGACACCAGCAGGTAGAGTCTGgatttcactcactcacatactgAGTGAGAAGAGCTACAGCTCTCAGAAACCTGGACATgggatttgtaaaaaaaaaaaaaaaaaaagtaatgctgTGACATCAGATGTTCCACCAGCAGAAATTCTTCAGAAGGGTGGATTTTTGTTCACGGTTTCTTGTTAACAATCAAAGGGTGATGACAGGATCCTTATAGATGAGTCTCGCGGCATTAACCGTAGCTCtaaacggataaaaaaaaaaaaaaagctcaaccaTGAAGTGTTTAGTTCTTATTTACATGTCTGCCGTGTACATGTTTatcatacagtgtattttttcCCCATCGCAGGCGGTTAAAAAGAAGgctgaggagaagaagaagagtaacCTGGAACTATTTAAAGAGGAGCTCAAGCAGTGAGTTTCttctaaaaacacacacctgccttttcctctttctctcagcATTCCTTCTGTGTTCaaataatgcaattaaatatataaataaaccatgcaattaaatattaattgaatCTGGTTATGAAACCCCCCACCGCAAAATACCCCACCCTCATTTTTTACTTGCTCCCaggctttcctttttttttctaacctcTCAAAGctccctattttttttttggtttgtttattattttttttttcttactaaaTGAAAATTCTGAATGATTTCAAGGAAAGAGCTGCACTCACTTCAAAAGAATCTCAAACATTCaagcaaaacattaaattaaagacATGGTAATAAACAACATTTTGCAGATAGAATTACATAGAATTTTAGACTTATAGATTATAGACTTTGTTTTTTGGACGATTTcgctaaaaaaagacaaaaaaacaaaacaaattttacTTAGAATAAAAGCAAGTTGatattttatgaataattttgtGTGAAAGCTTGAAGTCATATATTGTAATTAATGGAAATCTCACTTTTGTCTGCTTCAGGAtacaggaggagagagaggagcgCTACAAAAGGAAGAAGAACGACCCGGGAGGAGCGCACACAGATCTGGACCTTCCTCTAACACGCCGGTCAAGTGAGACCCCACGCTCCtactttttataattatacTGATTGCTGATATACTGattaatcgaaaaaaaaaaaaaaatctaatttggccttttttttcagtattcGATGACGATCCCACTGTACCCACTACAACCAACCTTTACATCGGCTGCATCAACCCCAAGGTAGGGGTCTGATTGATCACCCAGTAATCAGGGTAGAGTGAgtggttgctatagaaacggtGAAAGATATTAAAGTAGGTATTTATATACTTGGGTCAACAATAAAACCTTCACGTGTGATTGGTTGCTGTGGTTTGTGTAGATGACGGAGGAGATGTTGTGCAAGGAGTTCGGGAAATACGGCCCGTTAGCCAGCGTTAAGATCATGTGGCCTCGCACGGAAGAAGAACGGACTCGCGTGACCAACCGCGGCTTTGTGGCTTTCATGACGCGGAAGGATGCAGAAAGAGCGCTGGCTGCTTTAGACGGTACCTGGTTTTATTTCACTCACACGTAGGCAGTCAGTGTGTTTATGAAAGCGACTAAAGATTCCAGTGGGCATGCTTTTTGGACATGAAGACAACGATAAGTGCATCAATGATCAACTGGAACCAGTGTGAAATCAGAACCCATCACATTACCCCTCTGTGTCACTCTGTTTCCCTGCAGGTAAAACAGTAATGGGCTTTGAGATGAAGCTGGGTTGGGGGAAGGCTGTGAGAATCCCACCACAGCCCCTGTACACTCCCGTAGGAGTGCTGAAGCCCACAGCGCCGCCTCCTCCCTCAGGCCTGCCCTTCAACGCCCAGCCCCGAGATCGCTTCCGTAACGACTTCTCCAAATCCCGCGGCCGCACGTCTGATGACTTCTACAAGGTAAAAACAACAAGTAAAGAAACAGCTCAGGGGTGTGGCACTAAACATGTCATGCCTCTTGTACTGTTCagtgcttttaattattttttgtttttgtttttgttttttttttgtttcttcgtTCATTCGTTAAATTCTTAGTGTCAGAAGTAGGACGGATGCATGTATCttgaaacaggaagctacaaagcTTCAAATCATATATACATTCTAACATATGATACAGATATAATATAAAGCTGAAATCAGGCATCTTAGACACTCGATGCTCTTTTATAACTCGTACAAtagataatttatttattgtcttcAGTGCATTTCTCTTTGCGTATAAGTGCTCCCAGTTGTTACCCTCCAATCAGTAATACCTCTAATCTGGACAGGATGACGATGAGAACAGTGAGGATGTGTTGCAGTGTTGTGTaatggttatttttatttatttctttttttaaataatcatttaacaAGGCATAAACTTACGTTATTGTTTGTATCTTCATCACGTGGTTTGACGTCACGAACAGACTCTGTACGACGCCGTAGTGACAGTGGTTATCCCATCAGAAAGGTACACACTCTTTATCCATTTAATATCACAGCATGACTCAGAAAAACAAAGCACacttacccacacacacacacacatttagagaGAACAATAGTCCCAGATGGCAATGACTAACACTGAAGGTAGTACATGCTGTTTATATAATGACTTTTAATTACTATAGTAGTGTTGcagtttacacaacacacatcacgTGTGAGTCAGGCGTAGATAACCTCATTGTGTTACACTGTTAAAGTAAAGAGGACTATACATCGATCCAGACACACATTTGTTAACATCAGCCTCATAATGGATTCCTGAATGTCCTtgaaatgttaattatttataataaagctTCTGAAATCACACCTGCCGTCATTTTAACTGGTTTTTGGACAGGAGCTGCACACTTTTCAAACATCTGTAAACGTCCCTGTAATGCGCATGAGCCGAATGCAAGACGCTTCAATCCAcggcatttatttactttcccgCTCTTTTAAATCTTGCTGCAAGAATTAAAAATGCATCATTCGGtttcacacacagtccacaccaCGAAGCAAAAACAGCGTTTTCAAATGGATCcgcttttaaaaaaacaaacaaaaaaaaagatttctgcgATTTTGTTGACCGAGAACGGAGAGacaaatatgcattttcaaacaAGAACATATTTGTGTGGGCAGGGCCTAAATTAAATGGCAGTTGAAGGTTTTGAACTTTTCCAATATTAACTGATACCagtaagctccgcccacttcacCCCAGCTCACACCGGTGAACGCTCCTCTCAGTTATTCTGTTTAATGATTCGGATTCGCTCAGGTTCACTAATGAGAAATAATAACCGATCAGTGTTCGTTTGACTTGCCCTGCaataaaagaaaaccaaatTAACATTAGATCGctatattttctaaaaattcCATCCGGTTCCATGATCTttgaaaatagtaaaaataaataaattattttttcttgtgCACAATATAAAACCAacccaagtaaaaaaaaaaattggattgcGGATTGTGCTAGAAGAGAGAAATAATTTAAAAGGTggtgattataaaaaaaaaaaaaaggggggggggggggtggtataaataaataaataagaacttTGCCTATTTTCCTGGATACACCcacaatgtattattttcattgaagcttaaaatgttttgtggagcatttatataaaaataaaacatttggagTAAAATCGTCCCACAGATTCACTCATCTACATTTTTCTCACTTTAAATACACGCAGAGGCTCAAACATCGATTAGGAAAGATTATACAGGGTCATTATTACAACGATAAAATCCCGATTTATGACTCTCTTTATCACCTGGCTGATGGAGCGAATGGGAATCCGAGAGCCGTGCTTGTTCCAAAATCATCTTAAATCCTcatctgaactgaactgatGTTTGAGGTAATTCAGGGTGAAACAGGACTGATATCTGTAGAGGACTGgatggaggagagagggagaaagaaagagcatgATCACTCATTCATGCTCTCATATCCTTTGTCTTTTGTGCGGCCAGGAACCTGCTGTGCCTCATCCACAGGATGATTGAGTTTGTGGTGAGAGAGGGACCCATGTTCGAGGCCATCATCATGAGTCGAGAGAAGAACAACCCagacttcaggtgtgtgtgtgtggggggacgAAAGATCGATATCGTTTCTTCACTTTcttaatttcaataaaaatacttCCTGTATTTTGTTGTGGGCCAATTTAATTACATTAGTAACCTCAAGAGTTCCTGCATGTGTAGGAGCTCCTTTTGTAGTGGGAACACTGGTCCCGGTGTGTTCCCAGGGTGTAGTGGGAACACTGGTCCCAGGGTATAGTTCTACACTGAACccatttttttacttcatgaaTATCACTTGTATTTATAGATGAACGGGATGTTGAGGTTTGTTTACTCAgtgtgtgctgtttgttttgacagATTTCTGTTTGATAATAAGTGTCAGGAGCATGTGTACTACAGGTGGAAGCTCTTCTCTATActgcaggtatacacacacacacacacacacacatttacaaccaaccttcattatttatttttcatgagagactctttctgtgtctctcgctcttttttttcGCTCTGTTCTTTGTCCGTCgttctccatttctctttcattcCCTTCCTCTCTTCACCTCTATTATTCATCTCTGTTATTCTCCCtctgcttctctctttctctctctttctcgacACCTCTCTTCTCTATCAATCTCTCCGTCTCGCACTCAGGGTGAAAATCTGAACGAGTGGAAGACGTCGCTGTTCCGAATGTTCCGGGGCGGCTCTCTCTGGAGGCCCCCTGTCCTCAATCCCTATCTCCATGGAGACGAGGAGCCCGAGGTGGAGCCCACCGTTTGCCAGGAGGAGGAGCTGAAGAAAGGGCAACTCAAACCCGAGTGGGTGTTCCATCATTACGGCTGCGTGAAATCAGGCACTGGTGATGGAGCGAGATTTGTGAtgcagtctgtgtgtgtttatatgtgtgtgtcaggcaCAGGGAGCAGTTGGAGGTGTTACTGAGGGGTTTAACCCCCCGTAGGGTGGAGATCGGTGATGCCATGCTCTTCTGCCTGGAGAGAGCGGAGGCTGCAGAGGAGGTGGTGTCCTGCATCTCTGAGTCACTCTCTATGATACAGACACCACTGCAGAAGAAGGTACACACTGCAGAACACTTTTATGAAAAATCATACACATACTCCTGGAAGTCAgagattctgtctctctctctctctctcactcactcactcactcactcacacacacacacacacacacacacacacacacacacacacacacgttttttgtCCGTGCAGGTGGCGAGGCTTTATCTAGTGTCGGACATCTTGTACAACTCCAGCGCCAAAGTCTCGAACGCTTCCTACTACCGCAAATAGTAATCTCTTTTCTCTTCCCTATTACACGCTCCATACACACGTCAGAAAACTTTTCGAAAACGTCTTTTTCTAATCCCGCAGCTTTGAGTCGAAGTTGCCGCAGATCTTCTGCGACATGGGCGAGGCGTACCGGAACATCCAGGCCAGGCTGCAGGCCGAGCAGTTCAAGGTGAACCATGGAGACACGGAGAAACAATTTcaggtcatttaaaaaaaaatattcacctTCAATAACACATGCTCTGTATCTGTATAGCAAAGGATCATGACTTGCTTTCGCGCCTGGGAGGACTGGGCCATCTATCCCGAATCCTTTCTGATCCAGCTGCAGAACATCTTCCTGGGGCTCATCAAACCGGGAGAGGAACTGCCCGAAAGGACAGAGGTGACCTGCAAACTCTATTCCTCATTCTTCCACCGTCACACTCGGGGTTCCTACGCATTTTGGACAAGTATGAAAAAGTGTAGAATTTGATTTGAGTGAGCCAAAAGATCGGCGCTAGACTGGATCTGCACAGAACATGCCGTGGTGGTAGAGCGCCCCCCAGTGTGCGActaaacacatggaaaaaaTCAGAGATTGTAACATAACGCATGCTATATTTGAAATTAAAAATTGTTAAGTCTGGTCTTTAGGGAAGTCTGCACATTTGGGTCtggaaatgaaaaatgtttagGGACCCTGCACACTGTACGTGAGTCGTAACCGAGTCGTACGCTGTAGATGGTACACGGTAAGATCCTGCAGTATTTAGGTAACGTGACCTTTCCCCTCGTAGGCTGCTTCTCCCGATCTTGACGGCGCTCCTTTAGACGGAGTCCCCCTGGACGGCATAGAACTGGACGGGACGCCGTTAGACGACCTGGACGGATCCCCCATGGCCTGGGATCCATCGGCGATCGACGGCGTCCCCGTGGACGACATCGACGGCGTCCCGCTCGGCCCCGTGCTGGACGACATCGACGGCGTTCCACGTGAGTGAAGCCTGGATCGCTAGTTAAAGCACGGAGGTTTGTTCTTCATAATGAACGAACAATAagaatttattttctctctttttgtctctcagTGGATGATGGCTTGGACAAGACGTTACCCAGCATTGCTCTGTCCAAGTGGGAGCGAGTGGACGACGTGGAACATTCCGGTaaccacaaacacaaatcacaaacaCCTTCATTTCTGTTACATGACTTGCTGAGTTTCTGATTTTCCCGTTTGATCCCACAGCGAAGTCCAACTCGGATGACGAGAAGAGCGCGAGGTAACAATCAGTTTTCTTCACAatataaagcactttttatCGGTTCTTAAGAAACCCCTCCCCTCCCCCACGCTCCTTCTTAAATTCCTGTTCGTTCCCCTCTGTCAGCGGCGTGAAGGAGAACGAAGCCGACTCCGAGGACGACAGCAGCAGCGACGACGACGAAGCCGCCAGCCCCAGCAGGTTCGAGGGGGCGGAGTTTAAAAGCAGCCTGCGCAACTTTGAGATGTCGGAAAGCAAGAGGACGCGACTCAGAGAGCTGGAGGTGAGGAGacgccgcacacacacacggagatcAGGACCACAAATGGGATTTGAGACCAAATAGTGCATTttggcaaatgtgtgtgtgtgtggggtaggTGAAGGTGATGAATTTTCAGGACGAGTTGGAGTCGGGGAAGAGGCAGAAGAAATCTCACATGAGCCTTCAGCAGCAAGTTCAACACTACAGAAACAAACTGCTACagaaggtatacacacacacacacacacacacacacgtcttcacTTTTATGAAATTTGTGTGGCAATTTTTCAAATAAAGGAATTATTCATCTAGATTGATACCAAAGCACAAAATGCATTTGTCCTCCGTTTTCCTCCGCTCCACAGGAGTTCGATAAGGAcgaagaggaaaagagagagaagcctTCGAGCAAACAGAAGGACAAGGTAAAGAAGGAGGAGCGAAGAGACCGAGCAGAGGACAAGAGCAAAGGgaaagagagggacagagagcgGGACAAGGACCGAGACCGGGAGAGGAGTAAGAAGAGCGAGGACCGAGAAAGGAGCAGGGGGCGGAGCCGGGAAGA includes:
- the zgc:163098 gene encoding U2 snRNP-associated SURP motif-containing protein yields the protein MADKKSKPAAVKRVLTKKEQEEIKKKEEEKAAEVFEEFLASFDSSEKSNVKTFVRGGIVNATKDEEAAEVKKSKLYRPASKFSSSPQNVSPSSAESKRSAVKKKAEEKKKSNLELFKEELKQIQEEREERYKRKKNDPGGAHTDLDLPLTRRSIFDDDPTVPTTTNLYIGCINPKMTEEMLCKEFGKYGPLASVKIMWPRTEEERTRVTNRGFVAFMTRKDAERALAALDGKTVMGFEMKLGWGKAVRIPPQPLYTPVGVLKPTAPPPPSGLPFNAQPRDRFRNDFSKSRGRTSDDFYKTLYDAVVTVVIPSERNLLCLIHRMIEFVVREGPMFEAIIMSREKNNPDFRFLFDNKCQEHVYYRWKLFSILQGENLNEWKTSLFRMFRGGSLWRPPVLNPYLHGDEEPEVEPTVCQEEELKKGQLKPEHREQLEVLLRGLTPRRVEIGDAMLFCLERAEAAEEVVSCISESLSMIQTPLQKKVARLYLVSDILYNSSAKVSNASYYRKYFESKLPQIFCDMGEAYRNIQARLQAEQFKQRIMTCFRAWEDWAIYPESFLIQLQNIFLGLIKPGEELPERTEAASPDLDGAPLDGVPLDGIELDGTPLDDLDGSPMAWDPSAIDGVPVDDIDGVPLGPVLDDIDGVPLDDGLDKTLPSIALSKWERVDDVEHSAKSNSDDEKSASGVKENEADSEDDSSSDDDEAASPSRFEGAEFKSSLRNFEMSESKRTRLRELEVKVMNFQDELESGKRQKKSHMSLQQQVQHYRNKLLQKEFDKDEEEKREKPSSKQKDKVKKEERRDRAEDKSKGKERDRERDKDRDRERSKKSEDRERSRGRSREEEDKRERTRSRSPRKSKRSRSPSPQRRSRRSSSRSPHRSHKKSKKSKH